A part of Gemmatimonas groenlandica genomic DNA contains:
- a CDS encoding LVIVD repeat-containing protein — translation MRVMRGLILLFATAVVPTLASAQTYPSKSDPRNNLKPGRLDAGVAASNMKLLSFTPKPAQFDTVRGLTFVNSDLAFGTHYVYQANFAGFSIWDITDPAKPAMTAVVQCITSQGDPSIYGNLLFISAEGAGNRNDCGSGGVQDPKDHMAGVRIFDVSNPKAPKLVKNVQTCKGSHTHTIVPSPTDPRTIYIYVSGQQAARPETELAGCKNGTDPADPTNSLFQLDIIKVQLDRPEQAKVIPGARVFTGLDGASECMRFCAPADARRAAAGAGRPARPAPDPAMPTGPRNCHDVTAYPALNLLAASCSTHSILVDISNPEKPFRISALADTNNYQGRHTAAFSNDGKKLIQTDEWGGGTGPMCQASSMIELGGNTVISLDAKKKQAQRAYFKLPSSQTAEENCVSHNGGIIPVPGRDLYVQGWYQGGVNIMDFTDPDKAFEIGYFDRGSIDPPQPVDVPAAAAAAAAPGARPRSNTIGGSWGAYYWNGLIFSSELDRGMDILELTPSAQLSANEIAAAKLVTFTDYNPQSQPKMTWPAAFVVVRSYLDQLVRGNGLASERTTAIYAALDAAEMKSGLARATALNALALQVDKDVAGAKDGARVKTMAGEIRRLAAASK, via the coding sequence ATGCGCGTCATGCGTGGATTGATCCTGCTGTTCGCGACTGCCGTCGTGCCGACGCTCGCGTCGGCGCAGACGTACCCGAGCAAGTCAGATCCCCGGAATAACCTCAAGCCGGGTCGATTGGACGCGGGCGTCGCGGCGAGCAACATGAAGCTGCTGTCGTTCACGCCAAAGCCCGCCCAGTTCGACACGGTGCGCGGCCTGACGTTCGTCAATTCCGACCTCGCGTTCGGCACGCACTACGTCTACCAGGCCAACTTCGCCGGCTTCTCGATCTGGGACATCACCGACCCCGCCAAGCCGGCCATGACGGCCGTGGTCCAGTGCATCACCTCGCAGGGTGACCCGTCGATCTACGGCAACCTGCTGTTCATCTCCGCAGAAGGCGCGGGCAACCGCAACGATTGCGGGAGCGGCGGCGTGCAGGATCCGAAGGATCACATGGCTGGCGTGCGCATCTTCGACGTGTCCAATCCGAAGGCACCGAAGCTCGTGAAGAACGTGCAGACCTGCAAAGGCTCGCACACGCACACGATCGTGCCCAGCCCGACCGATCCTCGCACGATTTACATCTACGTGTCGGGACAGCAGGCGGCGCGGCCTGAGACCGAGCTCGCCGGCTGCAAGAACGGCACGGATCCGGCTGACCCCACGAACTCGCTCTTCCAGCTCGACATCATCAAGGTGCAGCTCGATCGTCCCGAGCAGGCCAAGGTGATTCCCGGTGCGCGCGTGTTCACCGGCTTGGACGGTGCGAGTGAGTGCATGCGGTTCTGCGCACCGGCGGACGCACGTCGTGCTGCCGCAGGAGCGGGTCGTCCGGCACGCCCGGCGCCCGATCCGGCCATGCCCACCGGACCGCGCAATTGCCATGACGTGACGGCGTATCCGGCGTTGAATCTGCTCGCGGCGTCCTGCTCGACGCACTCCATTCTCGTGGACATTTCGAACCCCGAGAAGCCGTTCCGCATCAGTGCACTCGCCGACACGAACAATTATCAGGGGCGGCACACCGCGGCGTTCAGCAACGACGGCAAGAAGCTGATTCAGACCGACGAATGGGGCGGCGGCACGGGCCCGATGTGTCAGGCCTCCAGCATGATCGAGCTCGGTGGCAACACGGTGATCTCGCTCGACGCGAAGAAGAAGCAGGCGCAGCGCGCGTACTTCAAGCTGCCGTCGTCCCAGACGGCCGAAGAGAACTGTGTGTCGCACAACGGTGGCATCATCCCCGTGCCGGGACGCGACCTGTATGTGCAGGGCTGGTATCAGGGCGGCGTGAACATCATGGACTTCACCGATCCTGACAAGGCGTTCGAAATCGGCTACTTCGATCGTGGTTCGATCGATCCGCCGCAGCCGGTGGATGTACCCGCCGCCGCTGCGGCTGCCGCGGCGCCGGGCGCGCGTCCGCGCAGCAATACCATCGGCGGTTCGTGGGGCGCGTACTACTGGAACGGCCTCATCTTCTCGTCCGAACTTGATCGCGGCATGGACATCCTCGAGCTCACGCCGAGCGCGCAGTTGTCGGCGAACGAGATCGCCGCCGCGAAGCTGGTGACGTTCACGGATTACAACCCGCAGAGCCAGCCCAAGATGACGTGGCCGGCGGCGTTCGTGGTGGTGCGCTCGTACCTCGACCAGCTGGTGCGCGGCAACGGACTCGCGTCCGAGCGCACGACGGCGATTTACGCGGCACTCGATGCGGCGGAGATGAAGTCAGGGCTGGCGCGCGCGACGGCGCTCAACGCGCTGGCGTTGCAGGTGGACAAGGACGTCGCCGGCGCCAAGGACGGCGCGCGGGTGAAGACGATGGCCGGTGAGATCCGGCGCCTCGCGGCGGCGTCGAAGTAA
- a CDS encoding flotillin family protein, translating into MHVVAMHPLLQVGSVDLLNSTSIALAGAAFALILFVSLVILFVSRYKRCPANRVLVISGRVGGNEAARCISGGGAFVWPVIQEFAYLSLEPMQINIPLKDALSFENIRVAVPSVFTVAIGSESEVRQNAAMRLLGRLQDAIMKDAQDIIFGQLRQVIASMTIDQINRDRDGFLHKIQLSLEPELRKIGLVLINVNIHDLRDESGYIEAIGRKAAATAVQQARGDVADQERMGEVRVAEAEREKLVLVANASKDREIGLALADRERAVRLAELDKERQVGEQMAVFERDTQVKDAQRLQAVRIAQFDKEQKIGEQTAIFERDAMVKEAEQKKRVAVADADARAIAGEAESQALIVATQAQLSVRQAEAYQMVETKKREAEAAVVEAGNRAQTRAALADAERVEAEQRAKVEAPAKAEKARTIVEAEADAERQRIHATAEAAAIFAKLDAQARGEYEVLSKRAEALGQLVEKAGGAREAFQLLMVDQIPLLAESAAKAISNIKFDKVVVWEGGNGNANGGPSGTAGFIQNMAKSMPPMMDVLRTVAGVELPAFLGAMTPETTPSVAPTAGAEASKGEEVLPVK; encoded by the coding sequence ATGCACGTCGTTGCCATGCACCCGCTGCTGCAGGTCGGCTCTGTGGATCTCTTGAACAGCACTAGCATCGCGCTGGCGGGAGCGGCTTTCGCGCTCATCCTGTTCGTGAGCCTCGTCATCCTGTTCGTGTCGCGCTACAAGCGCTGCCCGGCGAATCGTGTGCTCGTGATTTCCGGCCGCGTGGGGGGCAACGAAGCCGCCCGATGCATCTCCGGTGGTGGTGCGTTCGTGTGGCCGGTCATTCAAGAGTTCGCGTATCTGTCGCTCGAGCCGATGCAGATCAACATCCCGCTCAAGGACGCGCTCTCCTTCGAGAACATTCGCGTCGCGGTACCCAGCGTGTTCACGGTCGCCATCGGCTCGGAGTCTGAAGTGCGGCAGAACGCCGCGATGCGACTGCTCGGTCGTCTGCAAGACGCGATCATGAAGGACGCGCAGGATATCATCTTCGGACAGCTGCGTCAGGTGATCGCGTCGATGACGATCGACCAGATCAACCGCGATCGTGATGGATTTCTGCACAAGATCCAGCTCTCGCTCGAGCCGGAGCTGCGCAAGATCGGTCTCGTGCTCATCAACGTGAACATTCACGACTTGCGCGACGAGAGCGGCTACATCGAGGCTATCGGCCGCAAGGCCGCCGCGACGGCGGTCCAGCAAGCGCGCGGCGACGTGGCCGATCAGGAGCGCATGGGCGAAGTGCGCGTGGCCGAAGCCGAGCGCGAGAAGCTGGTCCTCGTGGCGAATGCGTCGAAGGACCGGGAGATCGGCCTCGCGCTTGCCGATCGTGAACGCGCGGTGCGGCTCGCGGAGCTCGACAAGGAACGCCAGGTGGGCGAGCAGATGGCCGTCTTCGAGCGTGACACACAGGTGAAGGACGCGCAACGTCTTCAGGCGGTGCGTATCGCACAGTTCGACAAGGAACAGAAGATCGGTGAGCAGACCGCGATCTTCGAGCGCGATGCGATGGTGAAGGAGGCCGAGCAGAAGAAGCGTGTCGCGGTGGCCGATGCCGACGCCCGCGCGATCGCGGGCGAAGCGGAGTCGCAGGCACTGATCGTCGCTACGCAGGCGCAGCTCTCGGTACGACAGGCGGAAGCCTATCAGATGGTGGAGACGAAGAAGCGCGAAGCAGAGGCGGCGGTGGTCGAAGCTGGCAACCGCGCGCAGACGCGTGCGGCGCTCGCGGACGCGGAGCGCGTGGAAGCCGAGCAGCGCGCCAAGGTCGAAGCACCTGCGAAGGCCGAAAAGGCGCGCACCATCGTCGAGGCGGAAGCCGACGCCGAGCGGCAGCGCATTCACGCCACCGCCGAAGCCGCCGCGATCTTCGCAAAGCTCGATGCACAGGCCCGAGGTGAGTACGAGGTGCTCTCCAAGCGCGCCGAGGCACTGGGACAGCTCGTGGAGAAGGCTGGTGGCGCGCGCGAGGCGTTTCAGTTGCTCATGGTCGACCAGATCCCACTGCTCGCCGAGTCGGCGGCGAAGGCCATCTCGAACATCAAGTTCGACAAGGTCGTGGTGTGGGAGGGTGGCAACGGCAACGCGAACGGCGGACCGAGCGGCACGGCGGGCTTCATCCAGAACATGGCGAAGAGTATGCCGCCGATGATGGACGTGCTGCGCACCGTGGCCGGCGTGGAGCTGCCGGCGTTTCTCGGCGCGATGACGCCGGAAACGACGCCGAGTGTGGCGCCGACGGCTGGGGCTGAAGCCTCGAAAGGCGAGGAAGTGCTGCCGGTGAAGTAG
- a CDS encoding aminopeptidase P N-terminal domain-containing protein: MRSTRPWYLIACLLVAVPSQSRAQEKYAYQTDFTVEEFAARRARIYDAIGAQGIAVVQGASGVPGFSVFRQSNDFYYLCGLESAHAYLLLNGRTRTATLYLPHRDEGRERSEGKVLSAEDSALVARLTGVNQVKGLESLSLDLVSADLIRPPALALYTPLSPMETGNDSRDELLAGQARAASDPWDGRPSREAHFVRLVHERFPQFAVRDLSPTIDSLRVIKSAAEIALIRQATQLAGLGIMEAMRSTSPGVYEYQLDAAAKYVFHAGGARGDGYASIIGGGINAFLGHYFRKSDALRDGDLVLMDYAPDYRYYTSDVTRIRPVNGKYTAPQAALYEYIVAYRDALFRYIKPGVTADAVLDRAAADMTQYLVGKTFASPAHRKAVEQGVVFRGHFQHPVGMAVHDVGRVRGVPLRAGMVFTIDPMIWIPEEQLYIRIEDVALVTADGVENLSGFVPSRITDVQRTIGEAGVIQFRK; encoded by the coding sequence ATGCGTTCTACGCGTCCGTGGTATCTGATCGCGTGCCTCCTGGTCGCTGTTCCATCGCAGAGCCGCGCCCAGGAGAAATACGCCTACCAGACTGACTTCACCGTCGAGGAGTTCGCCGCCCGACGCGCCCGGATCTACGACGCGATCGGCGCGCAGGGGATCGCCGTCGTACAAGGGGCGAGCGGGGTGCCCGGCTTCAGCGTGTTCCGTCAGTCGAACGATTTCTACTATCTGTGTGGCCTCGAATCGGCGCATGCGTACCTGTTGCTCAACGGGCGCACGCGCACCGCCACGCTGTATCTCCCGCATCGCGACGAAGGAAGGGAACGCTCGGAGGGGAAGGTTCTCTCGGCGGAGGATTCGGCTCTCGTTGCCAGACTCACCGGTGTCAATCAGGTGAAGGGCCTGGAGAGTCTTTCGCTCGACCTCGTGAGCGCCGACCTGATACGCCCACCGGCGCTGGCGCTGTACACGCCGCTCAGCCCCATGGAGACCGGCAACGACAGTCGTGATGAATTGCTGGCCGGTCAGGCGCGCGCCGCCAGTGATCCGTGGGACGGGCGACCGTCGCGCGAGGCGCATTTCGTGCGACTCGTTCACGAGCGCTTCCCGCAGTTCGCCGTGCGCGATCTGTCACCAACGATCGATAGTCTGCGTGTGATCAAGAGCGCCGCCGAGATCGCGCTCATTCGCCAGGCCACACAACTGGCAGGACTCGGCATCATGGAAGCGATGCGTTCCACGAGCCCTGGCGTGTACGAGTACCAGCTCGATGCCGCTGCCAAGTATGTGTTCCATGCGGGTGGTGCACGCGGCGACGGCTACGCCTCGATCATCGGCGGCGGCATTAACGCCTTTCTGGGTCATTATTTCCGTAAGTCCGACGCGCTGCGCGACGGCGACTTGGTGCTGATGGACTACGCACCCGACTACCGCTACTACACGAGCGACGTGACGCGCATCCGGCCGGTAAACGGGAAGTACACCGCACCACAAGCGGCGCTGTACGAGTACATCGTGGCGTATCGTGACGCGCTGTTCCGGTACATCAAGCCGGGCGTCACCGCCGATGCAGTGCTCGACCGTGCGGCCGCCGACATGACGCAGTATCTGGTGGGGAAAACGTTTGCGTCGCCGGCGCATCGCAAAGCAGTTGAGCAAGGGGTGGTGTTCCGCGGTCACTTCCAGCATCCGGTCGGCATGGCGGTGCATGACGTCGGGCGTGTGCGCGGCGTGCCACTGAGAGCGGGGATGGTATTCACGATCGATCCGATGATCTGGATTCCCGAGGAGCAGCTCTACATCCGCATCGAAGACGTGGCCCTGGTGACGGCCGACGGCGTGGAGAATCTGAGCGGATTCGTGCCGTCGCGTATCACGGATGTGCAACGCACGATCGGCGAGGCCGGCGTGATCCAATTCCGCAAATGA